One Pyrenophora tritici-repentis strain M4 chromosome 5, whole genome shotgun sequence DNA window includes the following coding sequences:
- a CDS encoding Golgi integral membrane protein (Cln3), whose protein sequence is MPGAPASSWAVYRAQLKAVFHGADPRVCAAFWLFGLINNVLYVIILSAALDLVGPNVPKGVVLLADVIPSFVTKLCAPYFIHKIPYNVRILVFVALSACGMFIIALTPPLQDSGTIAIKMCGVMLASLSSGGGELSFLGLTHYYGHFALASWGSGTGGAGLVGAGAYAIATNTLGITPRTSLLVFSFLPLIMVLSFFFILPLGPLRAGSKEAGYEAIDDEEVEIDADEDEQTQAREHDDLLATSMHSTSGRSFTPASTKPANGALSSFRANLNRARGLFFPYMLPLLLVYIAEYTINQGVAPTLLFPLESSPFDEYRSFYSTYNAIYQVGVFISRSSTPFIRIHHLYVPSFLQVANLILLALHAMFDFIPSYYIVCVVIFWEGLLGGLVYVSTFAEITDNVPKEDREFSLGATSVSDSAGICIAGFLGMVVEVSLCRWQVDHGRNYCKLQ, encoded by the exons ATGCCCGGCGCTCCTGCTTCCTCCTGGGCCGTCTACCGAGCCCAGCTGAAGGCTGTCTTTCATGGCGCCGATCCACGCGTGTGCGCCGCCTTCTGGTTATTCG GCCTCATCAACAACGTCCTCTACGTAATCATTCTCTCCGCCGCCCTCGACCTCGTAGGCCCCAACGTCCCCAAGGGCGTCGTGCTCCTGGCCGATGTCATCCCCTCCTTCGTGACCAAACTATGCGCCCCCTACTTTATCCACAAGATCCCCTATAATGTCCGCATTCTCGTCTTTGTCGCCCTGTCTGCATGTGGCATGTTCATCATCGCCCTGACCCCGCCGCTGCAGGACTCGGGTACCATTGCCATCAAGATGTGCGGCGTCATGCTAGCCAGTCTCAGCAGCGGAGGTGGGGAACTCAGCTTCCTGGGCCTGACACATTACTATGGGCACTTTGCACTTGCTTCGTGGGGCTCGGGAACTGGAGGCGCTGGGCTTGTAGGTGCTGGCGCATATGCGATTGCGACCAACACGCTTGGCATAACCCCTCGCACAAGTCTGCTGGTGTTTTCCTTCCTGCCTTTGATCATGGTCTtgagcttcttcttcatcctcCCACTTGGTCCCCTCCGAGCTGGTAGCAAAGAAGCTGGCTATGAGGCTATAGATGACGAGGAAGTGGAAATAGACGCAGACGAAGACGAGCAAACACAGGCTAGAGAGCATGATGACCTACTTGCTACTTCCATGCATTCGACCTCAGGCCGCAGCTTCACTCCTGCCAGTACAAAGCCTGCTAACGGCGCGCTCAGTAGCTTTAGAGCAAACTTGAACCGTGCAAGGGGCTTGTTCTTTCCCTA TATGCTACCCCTCCTCCTCGTCTACATTGCCGAATACACAATCAACCAAGGCGTTGCACCCACCCTGCTCTTCCCCCTCGAGTCCTCCCCTTTCGACGAATACCGTTCTTTTTACAGCACCTACAACGCAATCTACCAAGTCGGTGTCTTCATCTCGCGCTCCTCCACACCCTTTATACGCATACACCATCTCTACGTCCCGTCCTTTCTCCAAGTCGCTAATCTCATCCTACTCGCACTCCACGCCATGTTCGACTTTATACCAAGCTACTACATTGTCTGCGTCGTCATCTTCTGGGAAGGTTTACTGGGCGGATTGGTATATGTCAGCACGTTTGCAGAAATTACAGATAACGTACCCAAGGAGGATAGAGAGTTCAGTTTGGGCGCGACAAGTGTGAGTGACTCGGCTGGTATCTGTATAGCTGGTTTCTTGGGCATGGTCGTCGAGGTGAGCCTTTGTCGCTGGCAAGTAGATCATGGCAGGAACTATTGTAAGCTACAGTGA
- a CDS encoding AtpH, F0F1-type ATP synthase, delta subunit (mitochondrial oligomycin sensitivity protein) encodes MSAARAFSTAFRAGAPCAPIAARYAATRSYAAAAAPTGSATKPPVALFGVDGTYASALYTAAAKTNALDPTAKSLQNLQSVFQRDPKLNDILHAPSLSVSDKQQIVQELQKHIGGADKEGIVKNLLTTLAENNRLGVLQGIVEKFSVLMGAHRGEVELVVTSAAPLDNRTISRLEAAIKNSQYVTSGQTLKVVPKVNPEIRGGLIVEIADRTIDLSVSSKMAKMNKLLKDTL; translated from the exons ATGTCTGCAGCTCGAGCCTTCAGCACCGCTTTCCGGGCTGGTGCGCCCTGCGCCCCAATTGCTGCCCGCTACGCTGCCACCCGAAGCTACGCAGCCGCCGCCGCCCCGACTGGCTCTGCGACCAAGCCCCCGGTTGCCCTCTTTGGCGTTGACGGAACATACGCGAGTGCTCTG TACACCGCGGCCGCAAAGACCAATGCCCTCGACCCCACTGCGAAGTCGCTCCAGAACCTCCAGAGCGTTTTCCAGAGGGACCCCAAGCTCAACGACATCCTTCACGCCCCCTCGCTCTCCGTCTCGGACAAGCAGCAGATTGTCCAGGAACTCCAGAAGCACATTGGCGGCGCAGACAAGGAGGGCATCGTCAAGAACCTGCTCACCACCCTTGCGGAGAACAACCGATTGGGCGTACTACAGGGTATTGTAGAGAAGTTCAGTGTGCTCATGGGTGCGCACCGAGGTGAGGTTGAGCTTGTGGTTACCAGCGCTGCG CCTCTCGACAACAGGACGATCAGCCGTCTCGAGGCCGCCATCAAGAACTCGCAATACGTCACAAGTGGCCAAACCCTCAAGGTCGTCCCCAAGGTTAACCCAGAGATCCGCGGTGGACTTATTGTCGAGATTGCCGACCGCACCATCGACTTGTCTGTGTCGTCAAAGATGGCCAAGATGAACAAGCTGCTCAAGGACACTTTGTAG
- a CDS encoding Asp domain containing protein, with product MSLAAQGADAPQPYVVPPSTKFDGPDGSWSTFKISVGTPEQEFRVLPSTKSGVTFVVAPEGCLAGVDPSNCPDLRGINVFRSTQNTGFQVDKSTTWSAIGQYDVDLEAALNYTGRALYGVDTVSLGAAADSTSSATLTNQIVAAVADPDYYLGMLALGQAKSSFNSGGKPINSFLAALRESTKIPSFAYAYTAGAKYRLKSVFGSLVLGGYDSTRFKANANDFSFTFSQDPSRLLTVGVDSIMATNTLKGTFSLTSGAHLSVIDSTVPHLWLPKDVCAEFETAFGLTYDPKTDLYLVNDTMHRQLISNNPTITIKLVNSLQDTTINYTNIELPYAAFDLQASYPYYPNATNYFPIRRAANESQYVLGRTLLQEAYLIVDYERANFTVAQAVFPNPMPAANVVTITPTSNSSSTRPSSTSSPSSSSSDLARGAIVGLAIGVIMALVLAVFVFLFFFRRRKNIPEADSRSHLPVVSTVVSTPLKVVSPQELNGTPLNELATPVNQEYTNHDYPPDYKAAVNVANEPQELHGESMTPITPRWREVHLPRSPTLYEMDRESSPSRR from the exons ATGTCTCTCGCAGCCCAAGGCGCCGACGCTCCCCAGCCCTATGTCGTACCCCCCTCAACCAAGTTCGATGGCCCTGACGGAAGCTGGAGCACCTTTAAGATAAGCGTGGGAACACCAGAACAAGAATTCCGCGTTTTGCCAAGCACAAAATCGGGCGTCACTTTTGTCGTCGCACCAGAAGGCTGTCTGGCAGGCGTGGACCCGTCAAATTGCCCGGACCTGCGCGGAATAAACGTGTTTCGCAGCACGCAAAACACTGGCTTCCAGGTTGACAAGTCGACAACATGGTCGGCAATAGGACAGTACGATGTGGATCTGGAGGCTGCGCTCAACTATACCGGCCGAGCACTATACGGCGTTGACACTGTTTCGCTGGGCGCTGCTGCCGACAGTACCTCATCAGCAACGCTGACGAACCAGATCGTTGCTGCTGTAGCCGATCCAGACTACTACCTGGGGATGCTGGCTCTAGGGCAGGCCAAGTCGAGTTTTAATAGTGGTGGCAAACCTATCAATTCATTTCTCGCTGCGCTGCGCGAGAGCACAAAGATACCTAGTTTCGCATATGCCTACACGGCAGGCGCAAAGTACCGATTAAAATCAGTCTTTGGCAGTCTGGTGTTAGGCGGCTACGATTCGACCCGATTCAAAGCAAACGCCAACGACTTTTCATTCACTTTCTCACAGGACCCCTCCCGGCTGTTGACAGTGGGCGTTGACTCCATCATGGCCACCAACACCCTCAAAGGCACTTTTTCGCTAACCTCCGGCGCCCACTTATCCGTCATCGACTCGACCGTTCCGCACTTGTGGTTGCCCAAAGACGTCTGCGCTGAATTCGAGACAGCCTTTGGCTTGACCTATGATCCCAAAACAGATCTTTACCTGGTCAACGACACTATGCACCGCCAACTCATCTCCAACAACCCGACCATCACTATCAAACTCGTCAACTCGCTCCAAGATACAACGATAAACTACACCAACATAGAACTGCCGTACGCCGCTTTCGATCTACAGGCTTCGTATCCTTACTACCCCAACGCAACAAATTACTTCCCGATCCGCCGAGCTGCGAATGAATCTCAATACGTACTTGGGCGTACGCTGTTGCAAGAGGCATATCTCATAGTGGATTATGAACGAGCAAATTTCACAGTCGCGCAGGCAGTGTTTCCCAATCCTATGCCCGCAGCGAACGTGGTCACCATCACCCCAACGAGCAACTCTTCATCTACAAGACCTTCATCAACTTCATCACCTTCATCGTCTTCCTCAGATCTCGCCAGGGGCGCAATTGTCGGATTAGCAATCGGAGTAATCATGGCTCTCGTCCTCGCCGTCTTCGTATTTTTGTTCTTCTTCCGCAGAC GCAAGAACATTCCAGAGGCTGACTCAAGAAGCCACCTTCCCGTGGTCAGTACGGTGGTCAGTACGCCACTCAAAGTCGTTAGTCCGCAAGAACTCAACGGCACACCCTTGAATGAGCTCGCAACTCCTGTCAACCAGGAATACACCAACCATGACTATCCGCCAGATTACAAAGCAGCCGTTAATGTGGCAAATGAACCGCAAGAGCTTCACGGTGAATCAATGACACCGATAACGCCCAGGTGGAGAGAGGTGCATCTGCCGCGCTCACCTACGTTATACGAGATGGACAGAGAAAGCAGCCCAAGCCGCAGA TAA
- a CDS encoding Rgp1 domain containing protein has product MMGYAQIMGSFTLDGSLINQAPFEEVKRKGVLGGQGSGGVVGVEKTKRESGLFGALGWGNIGESLGGLLGPSEPSSIREMRGIASSKTVPLITTPQSILFVDLKLAPGESRSYKYSFTIPRGLPPSHKGRSMKVAYNLTIGTQRAGSTKEQQVKHVDIPFRVFGSVNSRGEILGHDLMSPYIMLRDQARTSSIDPSTSAKSSPTKKSAPSGKPDENTFGEFLEYVDNLLDRPQQNSSMGLLSPTGTMPGRSSFGEEPQTMKEVIDTAILRSNLTGAANQSANRFEIARSGRRVAVIMLARPSYRLGETMTAVIDFTDSHIPCYSIQMSLETSEKVDPAIALRSNASIYRVTKKVHASFSENALFAQKLAFSPTIPPNATPEFITSGVSLEWKLRIEFITPRLTHEDGGQATWDDLLEEISSDDRGTILAAAQRLPAESFEVQVPIRVYGAVSGAPEALEPDGLPV; this is encoded by the exons ATGATGGGGTACGCGCAGATAATGGGTTCATTTACCCTGGATGGATCTCTCATCAACCAGGCACCTTTTGAAGAAGTAAAGAGAAAGGGTGTACTTGGTGGCCAGGGCTCAGGTGGTGTCGTGGGCGTTGAAAAGACGAAGCGCGAAAGCGGACTGTTTGGTGCATTGGGCTGGGGCAATATCGGAGAGTCTTTGGGTGGACTGTTGGGCCCTTCAGAACCATCCAGTATCCGGGAAATGAGAGGTATCGCCAGCTCCAAGACCGTCCCTCTCATCACGACACCGCAGTCCATCCTGTTCGTCGATTTGAAGCTCGCGCCTGGGGAAAGCCGCAGCTACAAGTACAGCTTCACGATACCACGGGGTCTGCCACCTTCGCACAAAGGACGATCCATGAAGGTGGCATACAATCTCACCATTGGTACACAACGCGCAGGTTCGACCAAAGAACAACAAGTAAAGCATGTGGATATTCCGTTCCGAGTCTTTGGCAGCGTAAACA GTCGTGGCGAAATCCTTGGGCACGATCTTATGTCCCCATACATCATGCTACGGGATCAAGCACGAACATCAAGCATTGATCCCTCGACAAGCGCAAAGTCCTCTCCGACCAAGAAGAGTGCTCCATCCGGCAAGCCAGATGAAAACACATTTGGCGAATTCCTTGAATACGTCGACAATCTTCTTGACCGCCCGCAACAAAACTCTAGTATGGGCTTGCTGTCGCCCACGGGCACCATGCCTGGTCGGTCATCTTTCGGTGAAGAGCCCCAGACCATGAAAGAGGTTATCGATACAGCGATTTTGCGCAGTAATTTGACCGGTGCAGCCAATCAAAGCGCCAATCGATTTGAGATAGCTCGCAGTGGTCGTCGTGTAGCAGTCATCATGCTAGCTCGACCCTCATATCGTCTGGGGGAGACAATGACCGCGGTAATAGACTTTACAGACTCACACATCCCGTGTTACTCGATCCAGATGTCGCTCGAGACGTCTGAAAAGGTTGATCCAGCCATAGCACTTCGATCTAACGCCTCAATTTACCGAGTTACGAAGAAGGTGCACGCATCGTTTTCTGAAAATGCGCTTTTTGCCCAGAAACTTGCATTCTCGCCCACGATACCCCCAAATGCGACGCCGGAGTTCATCACCAGTGGAGTGAGTCTCGAGTGGAAACTAAGGATTGAATTCATCACGCCGCGCTTGACGCATGAGGATGGCGGACAAGCGACATGGGATGATCTCCTCGAAGAGATATCTAGCGACGATCGGGGTACCATACTGGCCGCTGCGCAACGGTTACCGGCAGAGAGCTTTGAGGTTCAAGTTCCGATCCGTGTTTACGGGGCAGTGAGCGGGGCGCCGGAGGCCCTTGAACCAGATGGTCTCCCAGTGTAA
- a CDS encoding APC-basic domain containing protein has product MVKMVNLKKRSATPPSSYPITPPSTCGPHKRVRFGTAELIDTNGFRDLRHSTISKEGESPSGFFEDPKEGSDTELFDINDYKESSSFTDNIATTLSPASTPVYTHLLVIPALICVRQNHTSFSDERKAFLYTEGRACLPGIAYALPQLVVSGPKTHFSRFRHTNIAILRVNKEIFAEAKAVLYGKNDWEIVRPTNELTPPPDYSVRLFPQGCQRLVTRLSIKIRSFYDLEWLLLGGGCIDIRRFYRGLVCLTLLLELEDVGKGFGKNWAWKSGEKSAGYVQRLQDEIAKELFRKVKDKAKDTKIVPAWMNLRILFDGESYTARVVGHEVKAAEQVKREELTQGMMESWELFRKGGK; this is encoded by the exons ATGGTCAAGATGGTCAATCTAAAGAAGCGATCAGCGACGCCTCCCTCATCGTATCCTATCACTCCGCCTTCTACCTGCGGTCCACACAAACGCGTCCGTTTCGGCACGGCAGAGCTCATCGATACCAACGGCTTCAGGGACCTGCGGCATTCCACTATCTCCAAGGAAGGCGAGTCACCGAGTGGCTTCTTCGAGGACCCCAAGGAAGGTTCCGATACCGAGCTCTTCGACATCAACGACTACAAAGAGAGTAGCTCCTTCACAGACAACATCGCTACAACATTGTCTCCAGCATCTACCCC AGTCTACACCCACCTCCTTGTCATCCCCGCCCTGATATGCGTCCGCCAAAACCACACCTCCTTCTCCGACGAGAGAAAGGCCTTTCTATATACCGAAGGCCGTGCCTGCCTCCCTGGCATCGCCTACGCTCTCCCCCAACTCGTCGTCTCAGGTCCCAAAACTCACTTCTCGCGCTTCCGCCACACCAACATTGCCATACTGCGCGTGAACAAGGAAATCTTTGCCGAAGCTAAAGCAGTTCTGTACGGTAAAAACGACTGGGAGATTGTGAGACCGACAAATGAACTCACGCCCCCGCCCGACTATAGTGTTAGATTGTTCCCGCAGGGATGTCAGCGCTTGGTTACACGGCTGAGTATCAAGATTCGATCCTTCTACGATCTGGAGTGGTTGCTGCTTGGTGGCGGGTGCATTGACATCAGGAGGTTCTACCGCGGTCTTGTTTGTCTGACGCTACTTCTTGAACTAGAGGATGTAGGTAAGGGCTTCGGGAAGAATTGGGCCTGGAAGTCGGGCGAGAAGTCGGCGGGCTATGTGCAGCGTCTGCAGGATGAGATTGCCAAAGAACTTTTTCGGAAGGTAAAGGACAAGGCCAAGGATACCAAGATTGTGCCGGCTTGGATGAATCTGAGGATACTGTTTGACGGTGAGAGCTATACTGCACGGGTGGTTGGTCACGAGGTCAAAGCGGCGGAGCAGGTAAAGCGAGAGGAGCTGACGCAGGGGATGATGGAGTCTTGGGAGCTGTTCAGGAAAGGTGGGAAGTAA
- a CDS encoding DUF605 domain containing protein, protein MPTLTTREIVRCRRSSANKLAPAISWDATTHNNHTPQSPSDPEKPDLPDIPHLPSSPFFHANPAEPPKSPQLPGSSHHVEAEPASPPNALSLPTPFSTSPPASPTDIVYHVPHVSRPVPPSWNSTSTPTNSTVRGPENCTGCVIAARRPVTTSFNPKDKKIVWESYVVTATVISEYVTYMDNNTIETVVTERKTVNQTKTVTISDAVIMHHTPTFEVLVTKDVYVTLLAGPTYVIYNDIIGGLDHYNEQRWPEYDWTQKGCDPATTQLRNWQPPKNATIDWSSFIATFTGNPPPQETAMNQAFALPSKAIEYLKKEPAIMSQYHGADIATCSVSRATQSRPFQILPTGGLPMAPQPPLNIGLETPTSMIPILPSPLTNTYLATTYDTTSVHVTVRGCLRCQETSVNELNVPTNRVNVPSQTRINAPQDSVNTPTPVAPGQNAGTATRPTPVPGIPTASMMIGGVLFPINVPRPTWNNNGQSPPPPGIVIGQETFTPGETKTINGVPVNALPDGNGAAIVVGGSTLSLNPVVTPSSPVIAIGGGRVEANPNGDFVFGPVTLKAGGSPIVVNGNTVSLGSNGIAIVNGVTQTISNAPVATPIPAFIAGGQIVSATVVGGSPVFVIAPGQTLGAGGTLVVNGTTYAVPADAQGPVIVINGKTSTLGAGQPVITNGEGQPITAQVTGGVPAYVLAPGQTLTPGGVVTVSGTTYALPADGSGNVVVINAVTSTIANGAGMTAAPALIINGVTYTNKVRDGTTEYILGNGTTLAQGGAVVIDGTTYSLDKAGTALVINGQTSTISNLPKSTSATTTGSSSSSNSPTTTHNAGDLIASGIGETSKQRGAASYGTGIDKWVENMVICAAGWLFMLL, encoded by the exons ATGCCAACGCTTACCACAAGAGAG ATCGTACGTTGCCGCCGTTCATCAG CCAACAAGCTTGCACCTGCGATATCCTGGGATGCTACTACACACAACAACCATACTCCCCAATCGCCGTCAGATCCAGAAAAACCAGATTTGCCCGACATCCCGCATTTACCTTCGTCGCCCTTCTTCCATGCTAATCCTGCGGAACCTCCTAAATCGCCCCAACTCCCGGGTTCATCGCACCATGTCGAGGCCGAGCCGGCGTCACCCCCAAATGCACTTTCGCTTCCTACGCCCTTCAGTACCTCTCCACCAGCGTCACCTACTGATATAGTCTACCATGTTCCGCATGTATCAAGGCCAGTACCACCCTCCTGGAATTCTACATCAACTCCGACCAACTCCACAGTAAGAGGCCCCGAAAATTGCACTGGTTGTGTCATCGCAGCGCGGCGCCCTGTAACCACTTCATTCAACCCTAAAGATAAAAAAATTGTATGGGAAAGCTACGTGGTGACTGCGACTGTCATTTCAGAGTACGTTACATATATGGACAACAACACCATCGAAACGGTCGTCACTGAGCGGAAGACTGTCAACCAAACAAAGACAGTTACCATTTCAGACGCGGTGATCATGCATCATACACCAACGTTTGAAGTATTGGTAACAAAGGATGTTTATGTAACACTGCTTGCTGGGCCTACTTACGTTATATACAACGACATTATCGGTGGCTTGGACCACTACAACGAGCAACGCTGGCCAGAGTACGACTGGACACAAAAAGGATGTGATCCTGCCACCACACAGCTCAGAAACTGGCAGCCACCAAAGAACGCGACAATAGACTGGAGTTCCTTCATAGCCACATTCACAGGAAACCCTCCTCCCCAGGAGACAGCGATGAATCAGGCCTTCGCATTACCCTCCAAGGCGATTGAATATTTGAAGAAAGAGCCGGCTATCATGTCTCAATATCACGGTGCAGATATCGCCACGTGTAGTGTTAGCAGGGCGACCCAGAGCAGACCATTCCAAATACTACCAACTGGGGGGTTGCCTATGGCGCCACAGCCTCCATTGAACATTGGACTGGAAACTCCAACATCGATGATACCGATACTACCATCACCACTTACAAATACTTACCTTGCAACAACCTACGATACAACGTCCGTTCACGTCACAGTGCGGGGCTGTTTACGATGTCAAGAGACATCAGTAAACGAGCTTAACGTCCCAACGAACAGAGTTAATGTACCTTCTCAAACTCGCATTAATGCACCGCAGGATTCCGTTAATACACCGACTCCAGTTGCGCCCGGCCAAAACGCTGGGACTGCGACCAGACCTACACCTGTGCCGGGCATTCCGACTGCAAGTATGATGATAGGGGGCGTCCTGTTCCCGATCAATGTCCCCAGACCGACGTGGAACAACAATGGCCAGAGTCCACCTCCTCCCGGCATTGTCATTGGACAAGAGACATTCACGCCTGGAGAGACCAAGACCATAAACGGAGTTCCCGTCAATGCTCTTCCGGATGGCAATGGGGCGGCGATCGTTGTAGGTGGTAGCACACTTTCTCTGAACCCGGTAGTGACTCCCAGTTCACCTGTAATTGCGATCGGCGGGGGCAGAGTTGAGGCGAATCCTAATGGAGACTTCGTATTCGGGCCAGTGACGCTGAAAGCAGGAGGTTCCCCGATCGTTGTCAATGGGAATACAGTTAGCCTAGGCTCAAACGGCATTGCCATTGTCAACGGGGTCACGCAGACCATCTCTAATGCCCCTGTTGCCACCCCAATTCCTGCTTTCATAGCAGGCGGCCAAATTGTATCTGCGACAGTGGTGGGAGGCTCACCAGTTTTTGTAATAGCCCCAGGACAAACTCTTGGAGCAGGCGGCACGCTTGTTGTCAATGGCACCACATACGCCGTACCCGCTGATGCACAAGGGCCAGTTATTGTCATAAATGGAAAAACCTCAACTCTTGGTGCCGGGCAGCCTGTTATAACAAATGGCGAGGGGCAGCCCATCACTGCGCAAGTTACAGGTGGCGTACCGGCCTATGTACTCGCACCTGGACAGACTCTCACACCGGGTGGCGTTGTCACCGTTTCTGGGACCACATACGCGTTACCTGCAGATGGATCCGGCAATGTCGTGGTTATCAACGCCGTTACTTCCACGATAGCAAACGGCGCAGGTATGACAGCTGCACCAGCGCTAATAATCAACGGAGTGACATACACGAACAAGGTAAGAGACGGCACAACCGAGTACATTTTGGGCAATGGAACAACCCTGGCACAAGGCGGCGCAGTGGTGATTGATGGCACGACGTACTCGTTGGACAAAGCCGGAACGGCATTGGTAATTAATGGGCAAACAAGCACCATTTCAAATCTCCCCAAGAGCACCAGCGCAACTACTACGGGCTCAAGCTCAAGCTCAAACTCTCCTACCACTACTCATAATGCGGGGGATCTGATCGCGAGCGGCATTGGTGAGACCAGCAAGCAGCGTGGTGCAGCAAGTTATGGCACAGGCATCGACAAATGGGTCGAGAATATGGTTATATGCGCAGCTGGATGGCTTTTCATGCTATTGTAG